A stretch of Microcoleus sp. FACHB-68 DNA encodes these proteins:
- a CDS encoding ComF family protein, with amino-acid sequence MRKLTDGFKGFLDLFLKSSCPLCQRPAQDLLCQYCHRQLQRCQLTKVSQRSADEPVFVWGIYGGALKRAIAAMKYENHPQLAKPLGHWMGEAWLKSPLSTGSRLTVVPIPMYPQKLKERGFNQAELLAKSFCEVTNLPAQPQGLERVRQTEAQFGLSASEREQNVAGAFNLGKAFRHRHPQGSVLLLDDIYTTGSTVRAAAQTLRSAKIPVCGIVALAAPQQGDREI; translated from the coding sequence ATGAGGAAATTGACAGACGGATTTAAAGGCTTCCTCGATTTATTTCTCAAGTCAAGTTGTCCCCTATGCCAGCGTCCAGCTCAGGATTTACTCTGTCAGTATTGCCACCGGCAACTGCAACGCTGCCAATTAACTAAAGTCAGCCAGCGTTCAGCAGACGAGCCGGTGTTTGTCTGGGGAATTTACGGAGGTGCCCTGAAACGCGCAATTGCGGCGATGAAATATGAAAATCATCCTCAATTAGCCAAACCCCTCGGTCACTGGATGGGTGAAGCTTGGCTAAAATCACCCCTATCTACCGGCAGCCGGCTGACAGTGGTGCCTATCCCTATGTACCCGCAAAAGCTAAAGGAACGAGGTTTTAATCAGGCAGAGTTACTGGCAAAAAGTTTTTGTGAAGTGACAAATTTGCCGGCGCAACCGCAAGGCTTAGAGCGAGTTCGGCAGACAGAGGCTCAATTTGGGCTGTCTGCTTCTGAACGGGAGCAAAACGTTGCCGGTGCCTTTAATTTGGGAAAAGCATTTCGCCACCGGCATCCACAAGGTTCGGTTTTATTGTTAGATGACATTTACACAACCGGCTCAACAGTTCGCGCAGCCGCTCAAACCCTGCGTTCCGCAAAAATTCCCGTGTGTGGGATTGTGGCACTTGCGGCACCGCAGCAGGGGGATCGGGAGATTTAG
- the rbsK gene encoding ribokinase has protein sequence MSVIVFGSINLDLVAKTPRLPIAGETLAGHHFLTAGGGKGANQAVAAARLGVPAQMVGRVGGDSFGEELLASLQAAGVDTAGVLIDSDAHSGVAMIAVDDAGENSIIIVAGANGRVKTSDVGRLIKLLPAAKVLLLQLEIPLTTVLLAAAAGQNAGIPVILDPAPARPDIPAGLYPLVDIITPNEIEAAQLVGFPVNDPETAAKAAEQLRSRGAGTAIVKLGDQGVFCASAAESFFVPAFPVEAVDTVAAGDAFNGALAAALATGLSLHQAVIWGAAAGALCASKAGAQPSMPNRQTFDEFLKERTHFKI, from the coding sequence ATGAGCGTGATTGTATTCGGTAGTATTAACCTTGACCTTGTCGCCAAAACACCCCGGCTGCCAATAGCTGGGGAAACCTTAGCCGGCCACCACTTCTTAACTGCCGGCGGTGGCAAGGGCGCAAATCAAGCCGTCGCAGCAGCCCGTCTGGGAGTGCCGGCTCAAATGGTGGGGCGTGTCGGCGGTGACAGCTTTGGCGAAGAACTCCTCGCGAGTCTGCAAGCTGCTGGTGTGGACACTGCCGGCGTATTAATAGATTCGGACGCTCATTCTGGGGTGGCCATGATTGCGGTAGACGATGCCGGCGAAAATAGCATCATCATCGTTGCCGGTGCCAACGGGCGCGTCAAAACTTCAGATGTCGGGCGCTTGATCAAACTCTTGCCGGCTGCAAAAGTCTTACTGTTGCAATTAGAAATTCCCCTCACCACTGTCCTACTGGCAGCAGCAGCCGGCCAAAATGCAGGCATTCCCGTCATTCTTGACCCCGCACCGGCACGCCCAGACATTCCTGCCGGTCTTTATCCGCTCGTTGACATTATCACCCCCAACGAAATTGAAGCAGCCCAGCTGGTTGGGTTTCCCGTAAATGATCCTGAAACGGCTGCCAAAGCGGCTGAGCAGTTGCGCTCAAGGGGTGCCGGCACTGCAATTGTGAAATTGGGTGATCAAGGAGTATTCTGCGCCTCTGCTGCTGAAAGCTTCTTTGTCCCCGCTTTTCCCGTCGAAGCTGTTGACACCGTCGCTGCCGGTGATGCCTTCAATGGCGCACTCGCTGCCGCCCTTGCCACCGGCTTATCGCTTCATCAAGCCGTCATCTGGGGTGCGGCAGCCGGTGCCCTTTGTGCCTCCAAAGCCGGTGCCCAACCTTCAATGCCCAACCGGCAAACCTTTGACGAATTTCTTAAAGAACGAACCCATTTTAAAATTTAG
- a CDS encoding exosortase-dependent surface protein XDP2, protein MNLRPTCIGFGLIVGGVLAFSTTPARAASLFSFGTDFSYPGTGTVNSCTSMTQCDIALEKITAGNESWQLDDLFRVTETALLSNTEGLIASDGTGSAGGISLDRGDFATGVTRESLPAESDVSRRGQFNTSRVERMIVETLGNHTQSVFNLNDIIDTEDDGVEGTSDEGSVFTMDLLFNQGTSFNSVFLWERGMNSDIEIQPIYEVVDNQTATVGDAVKISGNQWDDAGYSIDTTEINLAQNVGSKGIHFESTIKGVRVIGKKQFDGADFKIVAGTKTAIPEPRTLVGIATVTGLFAVSRRRRVSTNS, encoded by the coding sequence ATGAATCTTAGACCGACTTGTATCGGGTTTGGCTTAATTGTCGGTGGCGTCTTAGCCTTCTCTACGACACCAGCTCGTGCAGCCAGTTTATTTTCTTTTGGTACAGATTTTTCTTATCCCGGCACTGGGACTGTAAACTCGTGCACTTCAATGACTCAGTGCGATATTGCACTTGAGAAAATTACTGCGGGAAATGAGTCTTGGCAGCTTGATGATTTGTTTCGGGTTACAGAAACGGCCCTATTATCCAACACTGAGGGATTAATCGCTTCAGACGGAACAGGCAGTGCGGGTGGAATTAGCCTTGATAGAGGTGACTTTGCAACGGGTGTGACGCGCGAGTCTCTGCCGGCGGAGAGTGACGTGAGCCGGCGCGGACAGTTCAATACGTCGAGGGTAGAACGAATGATCGTGGAAACCTTGGGCAATCACACACAATCTGTTTTTAACCTGAACGATATTATTGATACCGAGGATGATGGCGTGGAAGGCACCTCAGATGAGGGAAGCGTTTTCACGATGGATTTGCTGTTCAATCAAGGCACTTCATTTAACTCCGTCTTCCTGTGGGAACGGGGGATGAACAGCGACATAGAAATTCAACCAATTTATGAAGTTGTTGATAACCAAACAGCAACGGTTGGCGATGCCGTGAAAATATCGGGAAATCAGTGGGATGATGCCGGTTACTCGATTGACACCACAGAAATCAATCTGGCTCAAAACGTGGGTTCTAAAGGAATTCACTTTGAATCCACCATCAAGGGTGTTCGGGTAATTGGTAAAAAGCAGTTCGATGGAGCGGATTTTAAGATAGTTGCCGGAACTAAAACTGCGATTCCAGAACCCCGCACACTCGTCGGCATCGCAACTGTTACGGGGTTATTCGCGGTGTCTCGCCGGCGCAGAGTCTCCACCAATAGCTAG